The Halomicronema hongdechloris C2206 genome includes a window with the following:
- a CDS encoding M48 family metallopeptidase, with the protein MITRIFPSVRRLHRRWFYGLMAMVMAVGIGLATPKPSQAGLLDLIFNGIQYIQLSNLSTQDEVRLGRRIDAQLKRQGVRIYNRDPQIVAYVDQIGQRLAAASARPDLPYTFQVVQDDSINAFATMGGFVYIHTGLMEEAANEAELAGVLAHEIGHIGGRHAVNQMRQIALAQGVAGALGVDQSALVNIGVQLALSLPNSRADEYDADQRGFRTMGQARYAQSGLVSFMRKLDERSGARPEFLSTHPDPGNRVENLEAMLESEGNPNATDGLNNSAYQSKISSL; encoded by the coding sequence ATGATTACCCGGATTTTTCCTTCGGTTCGACGATTACATCGCCGCTGGTTCTATGGTCTGATGGCCATGGTGATGGCGGTTGGCATTGGGCTGGCGACACCTAAGCCGTCGCAGGCGGGGCTTCTCGATCTTATCTTCAACGGCATTCAGTATATTCAGTTGTCTAACTTGTCCACCCAAGACGAGGTGCGACTGGGTCGCCGTATTGATGCTCAGCTAAAACGACAGGGAGTGCGCATTTATAACCGAGATCCCCAGATCGTTGCCTACGTCGATCAAATTGGCCAGAGATTAGCCGCCGCCAGTGCCCGGCCCGATCTCCCCTACACCTTTCAGGTTGTGCAGGATGACAGCATCAATGCCTTTGCGACGATGGGAGGCTTCGTCTATATCCATACCGGCTTAATGGAGGAGGCCGCTAATGAAGCCGAATTGGCAGGAGTCTTGGCCCATGAAATTGGCCACATTGGCGGTCGCCACGCGGTGAACCAGATGCGTCAAATTGCCTTAGCGCAGGGCGTTGCCGGTGCCTTAGGGGTAGATCAAAGTGCTCTAGTGAACATCGGAGTCCAGTTGGCCCTATCCCTGCCCAATAGCCGGGCCGACGAGTACGATGCCGACCAGCGAGGGTTCCGCACCATGGGGCAAGCCAGGTACGCCCAATCAGGGTTAGTTAGCTTCATGCGCAAACTAGATGAACGGAGTGGGGCACGACCAGAATTTCTCAGCACCCATCCGGATCCCGGTAACCGCGTTGAGAACCTAGAGGCGATGTTGGAGAGCGAGGGCAACCCTAATGCCACCGATGGGTTGAACAACAGTGCCTATCAGAGCAAGATCAGTAGTCTGTGA
- the bcp gene encoding thioredoxin-dependent thiol peroxidase gives MTINVGDPAPNFSLPDAEGNTVSLSDLRGKRVVLYFYPRDNTPGCTKEACGFRDAYPDYQGQEVVVLGVSTDDAKSHGKFATKFNLPFPLLVDDGGQVASAYGSYGLKKFMGKEYMGISRSTFIIGPDGRIEKIYRQVKPDTHASDVLADLASLST, from the coding sequence ATGACAATTAATGTGGGCGACCCAGCTCCCAACTTCAGTCTGCCGGATGCAGAGGGGAATACCGTCAGTCTATCGGACCTGAGGGGCAAGCGGGTCGTTTTATATTTTTACCCCCGCGACAATACCCCGGGCTGCACCAAAGAGGCCTGCGGCTTTCGAGATGCCTACCCCGACTACCAAGGGCAAGAGGTCGTGGTTCTCGGTGTCAGCACTGACGACGCCAAGTCCCATGGCAAATTTGCCACCAAGTTCAATCTGCCCTTTCCCCTGTTAGTGGACGACGGCGGGCAGGTGGCCAGCGCCTACGGCAGCTATGGCTTGAAAAAGTTCATGGGCAAAGAATACATGGGCATTAGCCGTAGCACCTTTATTATCGGCCCCGACGGCCGCATCGAGAAGATTTATCGCCAGGTGAAGCCAGATACCCATGCCAGTGACGTCCTCGCAGATTTAGCCAGTTTATCTACCTGA
- the recA gene encoding recombinase RecA: MATKNELSDKQKALSLVMNQIERNFGKGSIMRLGEANRMQVATIPTGALTLDLALNGGLPKGRVIEIYGPESSGKTTVALHALAEVQKAGGVAAFVDAEHALDPVYAGALGVNVEELLVSQPDTGEMALEVVDHLVRSSAVDIVVIDSVAALVPRAEIEGEMGDAHVGLQARLMSQALRKITGSIGKSQCTVIFLNQLRQKIGIAYGNPETTTGGNALKFYSSVRLDIRRIQTLKKGNEEYGIRAKVKVAKNKVAPPFRIAEFDILFGQGVSSLGCLLDLAEQTGVVVRKGAWYSYEGDNIGQGRDNTIQRLQEDSALAVKLEQLVRSHLKLKGEGPPSAQPSQDRYISGEEE, encoded by the coding sequence ATGGCAACTAAAAACGAACTGAGCGATAAGCAAAAGGCCCTATCCCTGGTGATGAACCAGATTGAGCGTAACTTTGGTAAGGGCTCGATTATGCGCCTCGGTGAGGCGAATCGCATGCAGGTAGCGACGATTCCCACGGGAGCCTTGACACTAGATTTGGCCTTGAATGGGGGATTACCTAAGGGACGGGTGATCGAGATTTACGGGCCGGAAAGCTCTGGGAAAACGACGGTGGCCCTCCATGCCTTGGCAGAAGTGCAAAAGGCGGGAGGGGTGGCCGCTTTTGTCGATGCCGAGCATGCTTTAGATCCGGTCTATGCTGGAGCGCTCGGGGTGAATGTCGAAGAATTATTGGTGTCTCAACCAGATACTGGGGAAATGGCCCTGGAGGTGGTGGACCATTTGGTCCGGTCATCGGCAGTGGATATTGTGGTGATAGATTCGGTAGCGGCTCTAGTGCCTCGGGCGGAAATCGAGGGAGAAATGGGCGATGCCCATGTGGGACTGCAGGCGCGCTTAATGAGTCAAGCCCTGCGCAAGATCACGGGTAGCATTGGCAAATCCCAGTGTACGGTGATTTTCCTCAATCAGTTGCGCCAAAAGATCGGCATTGCCTATGGCAATCCTGAGACCACCACTGGGGGCAACGCCTTAAAGTTTTATTCCTCGGTGCGTTTGGACATTCGCCGAATTCAGACTCTGAAGAAGGGCAATGAGGAGTATGGCATTCGGGCCAAGGTCAAGGTAGCTAAGAACAAAGTGGCGCCTCCCTTTCGGATTGCCGAGTTCGATATTTTGTTTGGCCAGGGAGTTTCTAGCCTGGGTTGCCTGTTGGATCTGGCGGAGCAAACTGGCGTGGTGGTGCGTAAGGGGGCTTGGTATAGCTACGAGGGCGACAATATCGGCCAAGGGCGAGATAATACCATTCAGCGATTACAGGAGGATAGTGCCCTAGCCGTGAAGCTGGAGCAGCTGGTGCGATCGCATCTCAAGCTCAAAGGCGAGGGTCCCCCCTCTGCCCAACCCAGTCAGGACAGGTATATCTCTGGAGAAGAAGAATAG
- a CDS encoding tetratricopeptide repeat protein, which yields MAQLGHYPQALGSYQKTLALQATHPKIWCNYATTLVHCGHLEEAVTAYGQALALRPDYERAWYQLGETLQRLGCLQQALDSYDRALALVPQGERLWCRRGLVLCQLQRIDDAIASFRQAVTQCPDFSRAWDCLGYLLAKQQQYDAAAECFQASLAANPANAHLYHFQSWILRHQGQFEAALSTIEQALALAPEHPQYWYHHGLTLGHLRRYDEAQASLTRALKRQAYHSQGWLALGLTLRRLRQFQAAIDAFNQALAIEPDQAFAFYHQACCYAELGQFDWALEHLRRALRLTPHPYNHKALEEVALEPLRGQPAAQGLLQGATAMVSQ from the coding sequence TTGGCTCAGTTGGGGCATTACCCGCAGGCCTTGGGTAGCTATCAGAAAACGTTGGCGTTGCAGGCTACGCATCCGAAGATCTGGTGTAACTATGCCACCACCCTGGTTCATTGCGGCCATCTAGAGGAGGCTGTCACGGCCTATGGGCAGGCTCTGGCCCTTCGGCCTGACTATGAGCGGGCCTGGTATCAGCTGGGAGAGACGCTACAGCGGTTGGGGTGCTTGCAGCAGGCTTTGGATAGCTATGATCGGGCCTTAGCTCTGGTTCCCCAAGGGGAGCGACTGTGGTGCCGCCGTGGGTTGGTCCTCTGTCAGTTGCAGCGGATCGATGATGCGATCGCAAGTTTTCGACAGGCCGTCACCCAGTGCCCCGACTTTAGCCGAGCCTGGGATTGCCTAGGGTACCTGCTGGCTAAACAGCAGCAATACGACGCTGCCGCCGAGTGCTTTCAGGCTTCCTTGGCTGCCAATCCCGCCAATGCTCACCTCTACCATTTCCAGAGCTGGATCCTGAGGCATCAGGGACAATTTGAAGCGGCCCTGAGTACCATCGAGCAAGCCTTGGCACTGGCGCCTGAACATCCCCAGTACTGGTACCACCATGGCCTCACCTTGGGGCATTTGCGCCGCTACGACGAGGCCCAGGCCAGCTTGACCAGAGCACTTAAGCGTCAGGCCTACCACAGCCAGGGGTGGCTGGCCCTAGGGTTAACCCTGCGGCGTCTGCGACAATTCCAGGCCGCCATCGACGCCTTTAATCAAGCCCTCGCCATCGAGCCAGACCAGGCCTTCGCCTTCTACCACCAAGCCTGCTGCTATGCCGAACTGGGGCAGTTTGATTGGGCCCTGGAGCATTTACGGCGGGCCCTACGCCTCACTCCCCACCCCTACAACCATAAGGCCTTAGAGGAGGTCGCTTTAGAGCCTCTGCGGGGGCAGCCCGCCGCCCAGGGACTGCTACAGGGGGCGACGGCTATGGTTTCCCAATAA
- a CDS encoding DUF4330 domain-containing protein: MTILDAQGRLFGRISLLDIGAALIILMVIVGVFFYPGAGGSVAQMGIDTKPIEVDVMVRGLTVSNPDDLYETLSTAESTNIIIRNQPYGQVGIQSVERLPRSTAVPQPDGSVESFPDPRPELNYTIDMLITLTGDAQMTDNGPVFGNNKVKIGTQIELEGELYDFYTSVVGVRILEE, encoded by the coding sequence ATGACCATTTTGGATGCGCAAGGACGACTATTCGGTCGGATCAGCCTATTGGATATTGGCGCAGCTCTGATTATCTTGATGGTGATTGTGGGAGTCTTCTTCTATCCAGGAGCTGGTGGATCGGTGGCTCAGATGGGAATTGACACCAAACCCATCGAGGTAGATGTGATGGTTAGAGGGCTAACGGTATCTAATCCCGACGATCTCTATGAGACCCTGAGCACAGCAGAGTCCACCAACATCATCATTCGCAATCAGCCCTATGGCCAAGTTGGAATTCAATCGGTGGAGCGGTTGCCCCGAAGCACGGCTGTGCCTCAGCCCGATGGCAGTGTGGAATCTTTCCCGGATCCCCGGCCAGAATTAAACTACACCATTGATATGCTCATCACCCTGACGGGAGACGCCCAGATGACGGACAATGGGCCCGTATTTGGCAATAACAAGGTTAAGATTGGCACCCAGATCGAGCTGGAAGGCGAACTCTATGACTTTTACACCAGCGTCGTGGGAGTCAGAATTTTGGAGGAGTGA
- a CDS encoding NUDIX domain-containing protein produces MGYLWHPIRVLLGLLLRRPILGTSVIPLLPSGEIVLVRRRDSGRWGLPGGFVDWGEDIVTAARRELAEETGLSWQSLERLVGIYSHPWRDPRFHSVCVALSAQVTGMPQVNDPREILEVRAFSPSRLPLEHLSHDHHRQLQDYFAGAIILA; encoded by the coding sequence ATGGGCTATTTGTGGCATCCGATTCGGGTGTTGTTGGGACTGCTACTGCGACGTCCCATTCTTGGCACCAGTGTGATTCCCCTGCTACCGTCCGGTGAGATTGTCCTGGTGCGGCGCCGCGACAGTGGCCGCTGGGGATTGCCAGGGGGATTTGTGGACTGGGGAGAAGATATTGTCACCGCCGCCCGGCGAGAATTGGCTGAAGAAACCGGCCTGAGTTGGCAGTCCTTGGAGCGCTTAGTGGGAATCTATTCCCATCCCTGGCGGGATCCCCGCTTTCATTCTGTCTGTGTGGCCCTCTCAGCCCAGGTGACCGGGATGCCACAGGTCAATGATCCTCGAGAAATTCTAGAGGTGAGGGCGTTTTCGCCGTCGAGATTGCCCCTAGAGCACCTATCCCACGATCACCATCGCCAGCTGCAAGACTACTTCGCTGGGGCTATCATTTTGGCATGA
- a CDS encoding pantothenate kinase, with protein MALVIGNTRLHWAAFHDEHWLGTWHTPHLQPAQVTQLLAQGLSPRSWSSLTTDPLPRPWPQQSSTSLWMAAVVEAQAHPWRAYGELHELSSQLVPSAPPSTQPVPLPGAYATLGVDRGLALVGAGQVYGWPVLVIDAGTALTFTAGADGRFVGGAILPGLTLQMQALASGTAALPGLSLPPRLPPRWAHSTADAIHSGILYGQLASLQAFIADWQHCYPGSHLILTGGDGKHLRQYLQQLQSPLASQLQWDAQVIFWGIRACRQQAVTDY; from the coding sequence TTGGCCTTAGTTATTGGCAATACGCGTCTGCACTGGGCTGCCTTTCACGATGAGCATTGGCTGGGCACCTGGCATACTCCCCACTTACAGCCTGCTCAAGTGACTCAGCTATTGGCTCAGGGGCTATCTCCCCGTAGTTGGTCCTCTCTGACTACTGACCCTCTGCCGCGACCATGGCCACAGCAGTCCTCTACATCGCTGTGGATGGCTGCCGTTGTTGAAGCCCAAGCCCACCCCTGGCGAGCCTACGGGGAATTACACGAGCTGTCCAGCCAACTAGTGCCGTCAGCGCCCCCCTCGACCCAGCCTGTCCCCCTACCAGGTGCCTATGCCACTCTAGGGGTCGATCGTGGTCTGGCGTTGGTGGGGGCAGGCCAAGTGTACGGCTGGCCCGTATTAGTAATTGATGCTGGTACAGCCCTAACCTTTACTGCCGGGGCAGATGGTCGGTTCGTCGGTGGGGCAATTCTACCAGGGCTCACTCTTCAGATGCAGGCCCTAGCCAGTGGGACGGCTGCTTTACCTGGGCTGTCCCTACCACCGCGGCTTCCTCCCCGATGGGCTCACTCTACTGCCGATGCTATCCATAGCGGCATCCTCTATGGCCAGCTAGCCAGTTTGCAGGCTTTTATAGCCGATTGGCAGCACTGCTACCCCGGGAGTCATCTCATTCTTACCGGTGGCGATGGCAAGCACCTGCGACAGTATTTGCAACAACTACAGTCTCCCCTAGCCTCTCAACTGCAGTGGGATGCCCAGGTGATTTTTTGGGGAATTCGAGCGTGTCGGCAACAGGCTGTCACAGACTACTGA
- a CDS encoding Npun_F0813 family protein, producing MFILKRQDVDIKTIQHPKKEQQIPILSYQGQTFRLLSVFTIAQADDARALWRDLTDNRGKACVLLEEPERFSIWGKIRLEQLAEAGGAEEANTSPVLIQGCLVLLQAVYIDIEDLLGSKQAGSFQQEVETVLTSGPFPRGISSKVVQGLLTIDPLAMPQMPAWTDHHLQQLLQDLHRIGKDYFGNTTFTERALEALQDMPDNDRKLFTRWLQQSPVGKLWS from the coding sequence ATGTTTATTCTGAAGCGACAAGATGTTGACATCAAAACAATTCAGCATCCCAAAAAGGAGCAGCAGATCCCGATTCTCTCCTATCAGGGTCAGACCTTTCGACTTCTCAGCGTTTTCACCATTGCTCAAGCAGACGATGCCCGGGCCCTCTGGCGTGATCTCACCGATAATCGAGGTAAGGCCTGTGTGCTGCTAGAAGAACCCGAACGCTTTAGCATTTGGGGAAAGATTCGCTTGGAACAGTTAGCCGAAGCAGGAGGGGCTGAGGAGGCAAATACGTCCCCAGTGCTGATTCAAGGTTGCCTCGTCTTGTTACAAGCGGTCTATATCGACATCGAAGATTTATTGGGCAGCAAACAGGCCGGGTCATTTCAGCAGGAAGTTGAGACGGTCCTGACCTCGGGACCATTTCCCCGAGGTATCTCATCTAAAGTGGTTCAGGGGCTACTCACCATCGATCCCCTAGCAATGCCGCAAATGCCTGCCTGGACTGACCATCACCTGCAACAGTTGCTGCAAGACCTCCATCGCATTGGCAAGGATTACTTCGGCAACACCACCTTCACAGAGCGAGCCCTAGAAGCGTTGCAAGATATGCCTGACAATGACCGCAAGCTCTTCACTCGCTGGCTGCAGCAATCCCCGGTCGGGAAGCTCTGGAGCTAG
- a CDS encoding metallophosphoesterase family protein, producing the protein MSRRLFIGDVHGHYDGLMSLLDAIAPAADDQLYFVGDLIDRGAQSADVVDFVRRYATGCVRGNHEQLLMEAFVDGEVHMPRLQGWLHSGGQMTLSSYRTTEQMLEDLEWIRTLPLYIDLETVWLVHAGVDPNRSLEQQSSREMCWIRDSFHYHPQPYFDDKLIITGHTMTFTLPGVAIGQIAQGPGWIDIDTGAYHPRSGWLTAVDPDNQQVYQINVYESRYRCRSWSDAITWVAPKRSQRFWPLALAM; encoded by the coding sequence ATGTCCCGTCGCCTATTTATCGGAGATGTTCATGGTCATTATGATGGGCTGATGAGCCTGTTAGATGCGATCGCACCCGCAGCCGATGATCAGCTTTACTTCGTGGGTGATCTCATCGATCGGGGAGCCCAAAGCGCTGACGTTGTCGACTTTGTCCGCCGTTATGCTACTGGTTGCGTGCGGGGTAACCACGAGCAGTTACTGATGGAAGCCTTTGTGGACGGCGAAGTCCACATGCCGAGGCTACAGGGCTGGCTGCACAGTGGTGGGCAAATGACCCTATCGAGCTATCGCACCACCGAGCAAATGCTCGAGGATCTAGAGTGGATTCGTACCCTTCCCCTCTACATCGATTTAGAGACCGTGTGGCTAGTGCATGCTGGGGTCGACCCGAACCGTTCGTTAGAGCAACAGTCCAGCCGAGAAATGTGTTGGATTCGCGATAGCTTTCACTACCATCCCCAGCCCTACTTCGACGACAAACTGATCATCACCGGCCACACCATGACCTTCACCCTGCCGGGAGTGGCCATCGGCCAAATTGCCCAAGGACCAGGCTGGATTGACATTGACACAGGGGCTTACCATCCTCGCAGTGGCTGGTTAACTGCCGTCGATCCAGACAACCAACAGGTGTATCAGATAAACGTCTACGAGTCGCGGTACCGCTGTCGCTCTTGGAGCGACGCTATCACCTGGGTCGCCCCGAAACGCAGTCAACGCTTTTGGCCCCTGGCCCTGGCTATGTAG
- a CDS encoding IS630 family transposase (programmed frameshift) — protein MPHPDKYVVNLSESERERLKDISRNGKAPAKKILHARILLLADQTHQEGGWTDQRIGEAMGLHPYSVARIRKRFVTQGEAPALNRKVRTTPPVAPKVDGEVEAQLVAICCSTPPEGRARWTLNLLVDALKARSIVTEISRETVRQTLKKNELRPWKKQRYCIPEKDTARFVAQMEVVLDLYTAEHSPEEPLICMDEAAIELHKDVYPSQPMQPGSDAKEDYHYEREGVRALFMFFDPIRGWRRVSSREHRTRIDWAEEVKQLLDEDYPHARKVKLLCDNLNTHHIASLYEALDADEAHRLARRLELFYTPRNGSWLNVTEIELSVLQQQCLDRRIGDPITLEQALAAWQQQRNSQQAGVVWRFTTQDARIKLRRLYPNPAN, from the exons ATGCCCCACCCTGATAAGTACGTTGTCAATCTCAGCGAAAGTGAGCGAGAGCGCCTCAAAGACATTAGTCGCAACGGGAAAGCCCCTGCGAAGAAAATCCTCCACGCCAGAATCTTGCTTTTGGCTGACCAAACTCATCAAGAGGGCGGTTGGACAGACCAACGCATTGGGGAAGCAATGGGTCTCCATCCCTACAGCGTGGCTCGCATTCGCAAACGGTTTGTCACGCAAGGAGAAGCGCCAGCGCTCAATCGCAAAGTTCGCACCACCCCGCCTGTGGCCCCCAAAGTAGACGGTGAAGTTGAAGCTCAACTGGTTGCCATCTGTTGTTCTACGCCCCCTGAGGGACGTGCTCGTTGGACGTTAAATTTATTAGTCGATGCCTTGAAAGCCCGCAGCATTGTCACCGAAATTAGTCGCGAAACCGTGCGTCAGACGCTTA AAAAAAATGAATTACGACCTTGGAAAAAGCAACGATACTGCATCCCAGAGAAAGACACGGCCCGCTTTGTAGCTCAAATGGAAGTCGTGCTGGACCTGTACACAGCGGAGCACTCGCCTGAAGAGCCCCTCATCTGCATGGATGAAGCGGCGATTGAGTTGCATAAGGATGTCTATCCATCTCAACCCATGCAGCCAGGTTCAGATGCCAAAGAGGATTACCACTACGAGCGCGAAGGGGTACGCGCGTTGTTCATGTTCTTTGACCCGATTCGCGGCTGGCGACGGGTGAGTAGCCGAGAGCATCGTACCCGCATCGATTGGGCCGAAGAAGTCAAACAATTGTTAGACGAAGATTATCCTCATGCTCGCAAGGTCAAACTCTTGTGTGACAACCTCAACACCCATCATATTGCCTCACTCTATGAAGCCTTGGATGCGGATGAAGCCCATCGTTTAGCCCGGCGATTAGAGCTGTTCTACACCCCACGCAATGGGAGCTGGCTGAATGTCACCGAAATTGAGTTGAGTGTCTTACAGCAGCAATGTCTTGACCGTCGGATTGGCGATCCCATTACGCTTGAGCAAGCGTTAGCAGCTTGGCAACAGCAGCGTAATTCACAACAAGCAGGCGTTGTTTGGCGCTTTACCACTCAAGATGCCAGAATCAAGCTGCGCCGCCTTTATCCTAACCCAGCAAATTAG
- a CDS encoding hemolysin family protein: protein MTLVIPGPLAEVTLTPLLGVVWLDAIALLGLLALSAFFSGSETAITALDNLKLRALIQEQGDPNRLFTLVMKNRTRFITTLLIGNNLVNNLAAILTSNLFAIWFGSAGVGLAAATITFLLLIFGEITPKSLAIHNVMAYFKVAVRPIYWLSRLLASLGIIQLLETITQRAVRLFQGTPVPQHESLRDLELLIEVLGGKGQLDLHKHELLNRALTLDQLTARDVVKPRIEMQTIAHDASLQTLISLCLETGFSRIPVQGGSKDEIVGIVHLKRALQQLTLLRQTGQTDGPISTAIQPPVYVPEVKPITGLLRQMLQQQFHMAIVVDEYGGTVGLVTLEDILEELVGEIYDESDFPARRRLRSAPAAPLPPLVPSPSDRSSHP from the coding sequence GTGACTCTGGTCATCCCTGGACCTCTGGCAGAGGTCACCTTGACGCCGCTGCTAGGAGTCGTTTGGCTGGATGCGATCGCACTGCTGGGGCTATTGGCCCTGTCGGCGTTCTTTTCAGGATCAGAAACGGCGATTACGGCCCTGGATAATCTGAAGCTGCGGGCTCTGATCCAGGAGCAGGGCGATCCCAATCGCCTATTTACCCTGGTGATGAAGAACCGTACCCGCTTTATTACCACCCTGTTGATTGGCAACAATCTGGTCAACAACCTGGCTGCTATTTTAACCAGCAATCTGTTTGCTATCTGGTTTGGCAGTGCTGGAGTAGGGCTGGCGGCGGCGACGATCACATTTCTGCTACTCATTTTTGGCGAGATTACCCCCAAATCCCTGGCCATTCATAATGTTATGGCCTATTTTAAGGTGGCTGTGCGGCCGATCTACTGGTTGTCCCGACTGTTGGCCAGCCTCGGTATTATTCAGTTGCTGGAGACGATTACCCAACGGGCTGTACGCCTGTTTCAGGGAACGCCCGTGCCCCAGCACGAATCGTTGCGAGATCTGGAACTCCTGATCGAAGTATTGGGGGGTAAGGGGCAGCTGGATCTGCATAAGCATGAGCTGCTAAATCGGGCATTGACACTGGATCAGTTAACGGCCCGGGATGTGGTGAAGCCCCGCATTGAAATGCAAACTATTGCCCACGATGCTTCGCTGCAAACCTTGATCAGCCTCTGTCTAGAGACGGGGTTCTCTCGGATTCCGGTGCAGGGAGGGTCTAAGGATGAAATTGTCGGCATTGTCCATTTGAAGCGGGCCCTGCAACAACTCACCCTGCTGCGACAGACGGGGCAGACCGATGGTCCCATCAGCACTGCCATACAACCTCCGGTCTACGTGCCAGAGGTGAAACCCATTACCGGACTGTTGCGTCAGATGCTGCAGCAACAGTTCCATATGGCCATTGTGGTGGATGAGTATGGGGGCACGGTGGGGCTAGTCACCCTAGAAGACATTTTGGAAGAACTGGTGGGTGAAATTTACGACGAGAGCGACTTCCCAGCCCGGCGACGACTCCGGTCTGCCCCGGCAGCGCCCTTACCACCGTTGGTGCCGTCCCCCTCAGATCGCTCCAGTCATCCCTAG
- the bioB gene encoding biotin synthase BioB, with translation MTIVDWNRLAERALAGEELEREVARAVLQAEDNQLLEQLAAAYRVRRHYWENRVRLHFLLNAQSGLCPEDCNYCSQSKLSMAEIEKYPFMSQGKILAAAERAHQLQAGTFCMVISGRSPSEKVFNQVLEAVQAVKGRYPMKICACLGLLDQQQTQALAEAGVDRVNHNLNTAEAYHSSICSTHMFQDRVETVTAVQTAGLTTCSGGILGMGETDDDVIDLALSLRRLQVTSVPVNFLIPIPGTPLAEAGTTLTPRQCLRILCLFRLLLPSQEIRIAGGREVHMRQLQPLGLYAANSIFIGDYLTTPGQATRLDFEMIRDAGFVLENADGTPLPAVPVETLIPSAQAAP, from the coding sequence ATGACTATAGTGGACTGGAATCGATTAGCGGAGCGGGCTTTAGCGGGAGAGGAGTTGGAGCGAGAAGTGGCTCGGGCGGTGTTGCAGGCCGAGGACAACCAATTGCTAGAGCAGCTGGCGGCAGCCTATCGAGTGCGACGGCACTATTGGGAAAATCGGGTACGGTTGCACTTTCTGCTCAATGCCCAGAGTGGTCTGTGTCCAGAAGATTGTAATTATTGCTCTCAGTCCAAGTTATCGATGGCTGAGATTGAGAAATATCCCTTCATGAGCCAGGGAAAGATTCTGGCGGCGGCAGAGCGGGCCCATCAGCTGCAAGCGGGCACCTTCTGCATGGTGATTTCAGGACGCTCTCCCTCTGAAAAAGTCTTTAATCAGGTGTTAGAGGCAGTACAGGCGGTAAAAGGTCGCTATCCGATGAAGATCTGTGCTTGCTTGGGTCTGCTCGATCAACAACAAACCCAGGCGCTGGCTGAGGCGGGGGTCGACCGGGTGAATCACAACCTGAATACAGCCGAGGCCTACCATAGCAGTATTTGTTCTACCCATATGTTTCAGGATCGGGTAGAGACGGTGACGGCGGTTCAAACGGCTGGGCTGACCACCTGCTCCGGCGGTATTCTCGGCATGGGAGAAACCGATGACGATGTCATCGATTTGGCCCTCTCCCTGCGACGGTTGCAAGTCACTAGTGTGCCGGTCAATTTCTTGATCCCGATTCCAGGCACCCCGCTAGCAGAGGCTGGTACTACTCTGACGCCACGTCAGTGCTTGCGCATTCTCTGTCTGTTTCGCTTGCTATTACCGTCCCAGGAGATTCGCATTGCTGGGGGTCGGGAGGTCCATATGCGGCAGTTGCAGCCATTGGGGCTTTATGCGGCCAATTCCATTTTTATTGGTGACTATCTGACAACGCCGGGGCAGGCGACCCGTTTGGATTTTGAGATGATTCGGGATGCGGGGTTTGTCTTGGAGAACGCCGATGGAACGCCGCTGCCTGCGGTGCCTGTTGAGACTCTGATCCCCTCTGCTCAAGCGGCTCCATAA